From the genome of Uranotaenia lowii strain MFRU-FL chromosome 1, ASM2978415v1, whole genome shotgun sequence, one region includes:
- the LOC129741781 gene encoding protein glass isoform X2, whose product MSTFPGLQPLDIDPLPSLFPFSPCGAAAAAAAAASYSRPERPSHDVADVLLSLKHAVLKQSPDPQHHMQSPSPSCPIVPGSVSAGAGAGPQASLSYTVHPHQMLLSPVGHHHNSSHYSQSAQSQSGGSSGYPSNYYETSCAQHSTPIYPSMSVNVSMNMTMHGYGAADGNMPGMQCSQMQWGPQTPSSSVNVLYPPLLSPVPYPTGATYSFTADFRPPNSSSQNLSPLLESSKTNSSPAFQKSYYQPSSADYSPPKSPPEFESTDFQLKMKTEKSLGISYEEEDGSGSDGQSGDNKPNLCRLCGKTYARPSTLKTHLRTHSGERPYRCSDCSKSFSQAANLAAHIRTHTGQKPFRCPICDRRFSQSSSVTTHMRTHSGERPYRCRACKKAFSDSSTLTKHLRIHSGEKPYQCKLCLLRFSQSGNLNRHMRVHGTNGQALMT is encoded by the exons TCGTCCCGAGCGCCCATCACACGACGTGGCAGACGTGCTACTATCGCTGAAACACGCCGTACTAAAGCAGAGTCCGGACCCTCAGCATCACATGCAATCACCCTCGCCCAGCTGTCCGATTGTTCCTGGTTCCGTCTCGGCTGGTGCTGGTGCTGGACCACAAGCTTCACTCTCATACACCGTACATCCCCACCAGATGCTCCTGTCGCCGGTTGGACACCATCACAACAGCTCGCACTACAGTCAATCAGCTCAATCGCAATCGGGAGGATCATCCGGGTATCCCTCGAACTATTACGAAACGTCCTGTGCACAACATTCAACGCCCATCTATCCAAGTATGAGCGTCAACGTCAGCATGAACATGACGATGCACGGTTACGGTGCAGCAGATGGCAACATGCCTGGAATGCAGTGTTCCCAGATGCAATGGGGGCCACAGACGCCATCATCCTCGGTTAACGTACTTTACCCACCTCTACTGAGTCCGGTTCCCTATCCTACTGGTGCTACCTATTCATTCACAGCCGACTTCAGGCCACCGAATTCGTCATCGCAGAACCTTTCGCCGTTACTGGAATCTTCCAAAACCAACAGTTCGCCCGCTTTCCAAAAATCCTACTATCAACCATCCAGTGCGGACTACTCTCCACCAAAGAGTCCTCCGGAATTCGAAAGTACCGATTTCCAGCTCAAaatgaaaaccgaaaaatcacttGGCATCAGCTATGAGGAAGAGGACGGCAGCGGCAGCGACGGCCAAAGTGGAGACAATAAACCGAACCTTTGCCGGTTGTGCGGGAAAACCTACGCTCGACCCAGCACACTCAAAACGCACCTCCGGACCCACTCGGGCGAGCGGCCATACCGGTGTTCGGACTGTAGCAAAAGCTTTAGCCAGGCCGCCAACCTGGCTGCACACATCCGTACGCACACCGGACAGAAACCGTTCCGGTGTCCCATTTGCGATCGACGGTTTTCGCAAAGCTCGAGCGTCACAACGCACATGCGAACCCATTCCGGCGAACGGCCCTACAGGTGCCGGGCGTGCAAGAAAGCCTTCTCCGATAGCTCGACACTGACCAAACATCTTCGAATACACAGTGGCGAAAAACCGTACCAATGCAAACTGTGCTTATTGAG ATTTTCTCAATCCGGAAATCTTAACAGACACATGCGCGTCCATGGAACGAACGGACAAGCACTGATGACATGA